The following proteins come from a genomic window of Anabrus simplex isolate iqAnaSimp1 chromosome 7, ASM4041472v1, whole genome shotgun sequence:
- the LOC136877684 gene encoding pro-resilin-like produces the protein MAKMLLVLGAVALATVMAEPPVGRQYLPPGQGNGYGSRSAPSSRYGAPSASSGRFMGSPSSQYGAPFMSQARSNGGFGGSNGFGAAPSTQYGAPSGRSNGFGGSFSAASGRLSGGNGFRSAPSAQYGAPSAFSGGNGFGRTSGLSSSYNAPGASARLGGAPAPVYGPPNGGYNYDDARARLAQDDLSEPANYEFSYEVQDADSGSDFGHQESRQDDTAQGEYRVLLPDGRTQIVEYEADQEGYRPMIRYEESNGGYAQGRGQGPY, from the exons ATGGCTAAG ATGCTGCTTGTTCTCGGCGCTGTGGCACTAGCCACTGTCATGGCTGAGCCTCCTGTGGGACGCCAATATTTGCCTCCAGGCCAAGGGAATGGATATGGAAGCCGATCAGCTCCATCCAGCCGGTATGGTGCTCCTTCAGCGTCCTCTGGAAGGTTTATGGGGAGCCCTTCAAGCCAGTATGGCGCTCCATTCATGAGCCAGGCGCGGTCCAACGGCGGATTTGGTGGTTCTAACGGGTTTGGTGCTGCTCCCTCAACACAATACGGTGCTCCTTCGGGTCGCTCTAACGGCTTTGGGGGTTCGTTTTCTGCTGCTTCTGGAAGGCTGTCTGGAGGAAATGGATTCAGATCGGCCCCTTCTGCCCAGTATGGAGCTCCTTCAGCATTTTCTGGCGGTAATGGATTCGGTCGCACATCAGGTCTCTCTTCATCCTACAACGCACCAGGTGCTTCAGCTCGTCTGGGAGGTGCTCCAGCCCCCGTTTATGGCCCTCCTAACGGAGGATACAACTATGATGACGCTAGGGCCCGCCTAGCTCAAGATGACCTTTCG GAGCCCGCCAACTACGAGTTCTCATACGAGGTTCAAGACGCCGACTCTGGAAGTGACTTCGGCCACCAGGAGAGTCGTCAGGATGACACTGCCCAAGGAGAGTACCGAGTGCTGCTACCTGACGGCAGGACCCAAATTGTAGAGTATGAGGCTGATCAGGAAGGCTACAGACCCATGATCAGATACGAAGAGTCGAACGGAGGATACGCTCAGGGTCGGGGCCAGGGCCCATATTAG